The following are encoded in a window of Gammaproteobacteria bacterium genomic DNA:
- a CDS encoding protein YgfX, which produces MSSTKSAPPLRLSPKPSRILIALLTVGHLGAIAILLPLDIHLIIKLGIAIVLAVSLVIAVRKQPGRTGEGGVQTLIWQADGDWLLETADGETLDARLHESTYVHPWLVVLNFRLTDRPGLLSFTLAPDALDKETFRALRVRLKVEGDSQQ; this is translated from the coding sequence ATGTCGTCAACAAAATCCGCGCCGCCGCTCAGGCTCAGCCCTAAACCCTCCCGCATCCTCATTGCATTGCTAACCGTGGGGCATCTTGGCGCTATCGCCATACTGTTGCCGCTGGATATTCACCTCATCATCAAACTGGGCATTGCGATCGTACTTGCCGTTAGCCTGGTCATTGCGGTGCGTAAACAACCGGGCAGAACCGGCGAGGGCGGTGTGCAGACGCTGATTTGGCAGGCCGATGGTGACTGGCTGCTGGAGACGGCCGACGGCGAAACCCTGGATGCGCGCCTGCATGAATCGACCTACGTGCATCCCTGGCTGGTAGTGCTGAATTTTCGGCTCACAGACCGACCGGGCCTGTTGTCGTTTACGCTGGCCCCGGATGCATTGGACAAGGAGACCTTCAGGGCGCTGCGTGTGCGCCTGAAAGTCGAGGGCGATTCGCAGCAGTAG
- a CDS encoding succinate dehydrogenase assembly factor 2 codes for MPASHHTTPSERLRQERNRIHWQCRRGMLELDDLLQGFLHQAFDGLDSRERSQFENLLKCHDNLLLEYLMGRTVPADPDTAHVVNKIRAAAQAQP; via the coding sequence ATGCCGGCATCTCACCACACGACACCTTCCGAGCGGCTGCGGCAGGAAAGAAATCGCATCCACTGGCAATGCCGGCGGGGCATGCTGGAACTGGATGATCTGTTGCAGGGCTTTCTGCATCAGGCCTTCGATGGACTGGACAGCCGCGAGCGTAGCCAGTTTGAGAATCTGCTAAAGTGTCATGACAATCTGCTACTCGAATATCTGATGGGGCGCACCGTGCCAGCAGATCCGGACACTGCTCATGTCGTCAACAAAATCCGCGCCGCCGCTCAGGCTCAGCCCTAA
- a CDS encoding succinate dehydrogenase iron-sulfur subunit, translating into MRFLIHRYNPEVDKKPRMQEYTVEGFESGAMLLDALFRIKEVDDSLSFRRSCGEGVCGSDAMNINGRNGLACITPLKSLKEPVEVRPVPGLPVIRDLVVDMRQFYHQYRAVKPWLTVHDPEPETEYLQTPEQRDRLDGLYECILCGACSTSCPSFWWNPDKFRGPAALLQAWRFLADNRDQATAERLEELEGPYRLFRCHGIMNCVDVCPKGLNPTKAIGNIKKMMLKHLI; encoded by the coding sequence ATGCGATTTCTGATCCACCGTTACAACCCTGAGGTCGACAAAAAACCGCGTATGCAGGAATACACGGTGGAAGGTTTTGAGTCCGGCGCGATGTTGCTGGATGCGCTGTTTCGCATCAAGGAAGTGGATGACAGTTTGAGTTTCCGCCGTTCCTGCGGCGAGGGGGTGTGTGGGTCGGATGCGATGAATATTAACGGTCGCAACGGACTGGCCTGCATCACGCCACTGAAGTCGCTGAAGGAACCCGTTGAGGTGCGGCCGGTGCCCGGCCTGCCGGTGATTCGTGACCTGGTGGTGGACATGCGGCAGTTCTATCACCAGTACCGCGCCGTCAAGCCGTGGCTGACGGTGCATGATCCCGAACCGGAAACGGAGTATCTACAAACGCCGGAGCAGCGCGATCGGCTGGACGGGCTGTACGAGTGCATCTTGTGCGGCGCCTGCTCGACCTCGTGCCCCTCGTTCTGGTGGAATCCGGACAAATTCCGCGGCCCGGCCGCCCTGTTGCAGGCCTGGCGTTTTCTGGCCGACAACCGGGATCAGGCCACGGCCGAGCGCCTGGAAGAACTTGAAGGCCCTTATCGCCTGTTCCGTTGTCATGGCATTATGAATTGCGTAGATGTCTGTCCCAAGGGATTGAATCCGACCAAGGCCATCGGCAATATCAAAAAAATGATGCTCAAGCATTTAATCTGA
- the sdhA gene encoding succinate dehydrogenase flavoprotein subunit — MNIERRKFDTLVIGAGGGGLRAALQMAEAESKVAVVSKVFPTRSHTVAAQGGMNAALGNVMPDNWHWHMYDTVKGSDYLGDQDAIEYMCRAASHLVIELEHAGVPFSRLANGKIYQRPFGGQSQNFGGEQAARTCAAADRTGHAILHSLYQQNIRAKTHFFDEYFAIDLLKDEAGYILGAMVLCIETGEPLIIEAKTTLLATGGVGQLFRNNTNARINTGDGIAMALRAGIPVQDMEFFQFHPTGIAGKGMLITEGVRGEGGYLVNNTGERFMERYAPHAKDLASRDVVSRAIAIEVREGRGCGPRADHVLLKLDHLGEEVIKKRLPGIRDMAMTFAHVDPIDSAIPVFPTAHYTMGGIPTNRYGQVVVPMAQSAEEPIPGLYAVGECACVSVHGANRLGGNSLLDIVVFGRAAGNHIIDYLKENRYHRPLDETSVDKAISRIARWAQEGEGESVDKLRGELQAEMEKYCGVFRTEEVLVEGVEKIRALVARVEDARLRDQSKVFNTARIEALELENLMALGLATIECALARQESRGAHSRVDYPERDDERWMKHSLYHSDGHIDYKPVRTKPMTVDSFPPKPRVY, encoded by the coding sequence ATGAATATCGAACGGCGCAAGTTTGATACCCTGGTGATCGGTGCGGGGGGGGGTGGCCTGCGTGCGGCGCTGCAGATGGCCGAGGCCGAGAGTAAGGTGGCGGTGGTGTCGAAGGTGTTTCCCACCCGCTCGCACACCGTGGCGGCCCAAGGCGGCATGAATGCCGCGCTGGGCAATGTGATGCCGGACAACTGGCATTGGCATATGTACGACACGGTGAAGGGCAGTGATTATCTCGGTGATCAGGATGCCATCGAATACATGTGTCGCGCCGCCTCGCATCTGGTGATTGAGCTGGAACACGCCGGCGTACCATTTTCCCGTCTGGCCAATGGCAAAATCTATCAGCGGCCGTTTGGTGGCCAGAGCCAGAATTTTGGTGGTGAACAGGCGGCGCGCACCTGTGCCGCCGCAGACCGTACCGGGCACGCGATTCTGCACAGCCTGTATCAGCAGAACATCCGCGCGAAAACCCATTTCTTCGATGAATATTTTGCCATCGACCTGCTCAAGGACGAGGCCGGTTATATCCTCGGCGCCATGGTGCTGTGCATCGAAACCGGTGAGCCGCTGATCATCGAGGCAAAGACCACCCTGCTGGCGACCGGCGGGGTGGGCCAGCTGTTTCGCAACAATACCAATGCGCGCATCAATACCGGTGATGGCATTGCCATGGCGTTACGCGCGGGTATCCCGGTGCAGGACATGGAGTTTTTTCAGTTTCATCCCACCGGCATCGCCGGCAAGGGCATGTTGATCACCGAAGGCGTGCGTGGCGAGGGCGGTTATCTGGTGAACAACACCGGTGAGCGTTTTATGGAACGCTACGCGCCCCATGCCAAAGACCTGGCCAGCCGTGATGTGGTGAGTCGCGCCATCGCCATTGAGGTGCGGGAAGGACGCGGCTGTGGGCCTCGTGCCGACCACGTGCTGCTCAAGCTGGACCATCTCGGTGAAGAGGTTATCAAAAAACGCCTGCCGGGCATTCGGGATATGGCGATGACTTTCGCGCACGTGGACCCCATTGATTCGGCGATACCGGTTTTCCCTACCGCCCATTACACCATGGGCGGTATTCCCACTAACCGTTATGGGCAGGTGGTGGTGCCGATGGCGCAGAGCGCCGAGGAGCCCATTCCCGGACTCTATGCGGTGGGTGAGTGCGCCTGTGTCTCGGTGCATGGCGCCAATCGCCTGGGCGGTAATTCACTGCTGGATATCGTGGTATTTGGCCGCGCGGCCGGGAATCATATCATCGACTACCTCAAGGAAAACCGTTATCACCGACCGCTGGATGAGACCAGTGTCGACAAGGCCATCAGCCGTATTGCCCGCTGGGCACAGGAAGGTGAGGGTGAGTCCGTCGACAAGCTGCGCGGTGAACTGCAGGCAGAGATGGAAAAGTATTGCGGTGTGTTCCGCACCGAGGAGGTGCTCGTCGAGGGTGTGGAAAAAATCAGGGCGCTGGTGGCGCGGGTAGAGGATGCGCGGCTGCGGGACCAGAGCAAGGTGTTTAACACCGCCCGCATCGAGGCGCTGGAGCTGGAAAATCTCATGGCGCTGGGCCTTGCCACCATAGAGTGCGCACTGGCGCGCCAGGAAAGTCGCGGCGCGCATTCGCGGGTGGACTACCCGGAGCGGGATGACGAGCGCTGGATGAAACACAGCCTGTATCACAGCGACGGCCATATTGACTATAAGCCGGTGCGCACCAAACCGATGACGGTCGATTCCTTCCCACCCAAGCCGCGCGTGTACTGA
- the sdhD gene encoding succinate dehydrogenase, hydrophobic membrane anchor protein, with translation MSWRASSGLRSWLTQRLTALYIVFFLVVFAVLWGGEPINFEAWRRWVSHPAANIALLLFILSLLMHGWIGGRDVVMDYVKSVGLRYVLLIGFALSLMILGLWTLRILLAVGNS, from the coding sequence TTGAGTTGGCGCGCTTCTTCCGGTTTGCGCTCCTGGCTGACCCAGCGACTGACGGCGTTGTATATCGTTTTTTTCCTGGTCGTGTTTGCCGTGCTCTGGGGTGGCGAGCCGATCAACTTCGAGGCCTGGCGGCGGTGGGTGTCACACCCGGCGGCCAATATTGCCTTGCTGTTATTCATTCTCTCGCTACTGATGCACGGCTGGATCGGCGGCCGTGATGTGGTGATGGATTACGTGAAATCGGTCGGGCTGCGGTACGTGCTATTAATCGGCTTCGCCTTGAGTTTGATGATCCTCGGGCTGTGGACCTTGCGCATTTTATTGGCCGTGGGGAACAGTTAG
- the sdhC gene encoding succinate dehydrogenase, cytochrome b556 subunit yields the protein MSALDNRPIYLNLLKIRQPVTAVLSIFHRLSGIAMVLLLPGLVYLLNLSLRDQAGFDQVAGLLNSIPAKLVAVGLCWIFAHHLLAGLRFLILDFDIGVERAVARQTAWLVHMAAALIAAFSAGLLF from the coding sequence ATGAGTGCCCTGGATAACAGACCGATTTACCTGAATCTGTTGAAAATACGTCAGCCCGTTACCGCGGTATTGTCGATTTTCCACCGCCTGTCCGGTATCGCCATGGTGCTCCTGTTGCCTGGCCTCGTCTATCTATTGAATTTATCGCTGCGTGACCAGGCCGGTTTTGACCAGGTGGCGGGTCTGCTCAACAGTATCCCTGCAAAATTAGTGGCTGTTGGCCTGTGCTGGATCTTCGCGCACCATCTGCTGGCCGGACTGCGGTTTTTGATTCTGGACTTTGACATCGGCGTGGAACGGGCGGTGGCCCGCCAGACGGCCTGGCTGGTGCATATGGCGGCGGCGCTGATCGCCGCGTTCAGTGCAGGGCTGCTATTTTGA
- a CDS encoding folate-binding protein, giving the protein MTHADWKAFLTAQGAHWDDAHVTHFGDTPDNACAEKRAALAALGEGDTHILCDLSHYALLSAHGADASGFLQNQFCNDVRKVSPLQSQLNAYCTPKGRILAFFRLFQRDDCYYLRLPREILEPTLKRLRMFVMMSKVTLEDASDTLLRIGFAGPQAARRLASRVATVPAATDAVTQSDGLTIICVQAGTRYEIVGEFPALSALWTQLSAGAMPVGERSWTLQDIHAAIPEIVSETQEAFVPQMINLQGINALSFKKGCYPGQEIVARMHYLGKLKRRMYLAHTDDEATIAPGETLFAEGSDSGQGVGKVVRAQSNPDGGTDLLAVIEISSAEQRQLRLKNVDGPLLKLLELPYMLEEKQ; this is encoded by the coding sequence ATGACTCACGCAGACTGGAAAGCCTTTCTCACTGCCCAGGGCGCCCATTGGGATGACGCACACGTAACACATTTTGGCGATACCCCGGACAATGCGTGCGCTGAAAAACGTGCAGCCCTGGCCGCCCTGGGTGAGGGCGACACGCACATCCTGTGCGACCTTTCCCACTATGCCCTGCTCAGCGCCCATGGCGCCGATGCCAGCGGTTTTCTGCAAAACCAGTTCTGCAATGATGTCCGGAAAGTCTCACCGTTACAAAGCCAACTCAACGCCTATTGCACGCCCAAGGGGCGCATCCTGGCCTTTTTCCGTCTGTTCCAGCGTGATGATTGTTATTACTTGCGGTTACCCCGGGAAATTCTTGAACCCACCCTCAAGCGGCTGCGCATGTTTGTGATGATGAGCAAGGTCACCCTGGAGGATGCCAGCGACACATTGCTGCGCATCGGTTTTGCCGGCCCGCAGGCGGCCCGGCGGCTGGCCAGCCGTGTCGCGACCGTGCCCGCCGCCACCGATGCGGTGACCCAGAGCGATGGGCTCACGATCATCTGTGTTCAGGCCGGCACCCGCTATGAGATCGTCGGCGAGTTTCCGGCGCTCAGCGCGCTGTGGACGCAACTGTCCGCCGGGGCAATGCCCGTCGGCGAGAGGAGCTGGACGCTACAGGACATTCACGCCGCCATACCCGAGATCGTCAGCGAGACCCAGGAGGCCTTCGTGCCGCAGATGATCAACCTGCAAGGCATCAACGCGCTGAGTTTCAAGAAGGGCTGTTATCCCGGGCAGGAGATCGTCGCCCGCATGCACTATCTAGGCAAACTGAAACGCCGCATGTACCTCGCCCACACGGATGATGAGGCCACGATCGCCCCCGGCGAGACCCTGTTTGCCGAAGGCTCGGACTCCGGCCAGGGGGTGGGCAAGGTGGTTCGCGCCCAGAGCAACCCCGATGGCGGCACGGATTTGCTGGCGGTCATCGAAATCAGCAGCGCCGAGCAGCGACAATTGCGGCTAAAAAATGTCGACGGCCCCCTACTGAAATTGCTCGAGCTGCCGTATATGTTGGAGGAAAAACAATAA
- a CDS encoding HDOD domain-containing protein → MSAEQLIADILADLRANRLRLPTLPQVALKINDVIDSPNATAKTIAKVISTDAALSARMIQVANSPLVRAASPVENVQAAITRMGISVVRNIVTSFMVNQLFHSKHDALKKRIATLWNHSAHVAAISHVLANRFTQLKPDDAMLAGLIHDIGKLPLITKAENDPELANDAAALDILDSKLHTVLGKVIVQTWHFAPELITAVAEHENLTRDSAQVDIADVVTIANLLSYAGKSHHVTRVDWTTVPAFKKLGISPEDSIATLEEARDEIAEIIKLLTG, encoded by the coding sequence ATGAGCGCGGAGCAATTGATTGCAGATATACTGGCCGATCTGCGGGCCAATCGACTGAGGCTGCCCACCCTGCCCCAGGTCGCGTTGAAAATTAATGATGTCATCGACAGCCCCAATGCCACCGCCAAAACCATCGCCAAGGTCATCAGCACCGATGCCGCGCTCTCGGCGCGCATGATACAGGTGGCCAACAGCCCCCTGGTGCGGGCGGCCTCGCCGGTCGAAAACGTCCAGGCCGCCATCACCCGCATGGGCATCAGCGTGGTGCGAAATATCGTCACCTCCTTCATGGTGAACCAGCTGTTCCACAGCAAACACGATGCACTCAAGAAACGCATCGCCACATTATGGAATCACAGCGCTCATGTGGCCGCCATCAGCCACGTCCTCGCCAACCGCTTCACCCAGCTCAAGCCCGACGACGCCATGCTCGCCGGCCTGATTCACGACATCGGCAAACTCCCGCTGATCACCAAGGCGGAAAACGACCCCGAGCTGGCCAACGACGCCGCGGCACTGGATATCCTCGATAGCAAACTGCACACCGTGCTCGGCAAGGTGATCGTGCAAACCTGGCACTTTGCCCCTGAGCTGATCACCGCCGTCGCCGAACACGAAAACCTCACCCGGGACAGTGCGCAAGTGGATATCGCCGACGTGGTCACCATCGCCAATCTATTGAGTTACGCCGGAAAAAGCCACCACGTAACCCGCGTCGACTGGACCACCGTGCCCGCCTTCAAAAAGCTCGGCATCAGCCCGGAGGACAGTATCGCCACCCTCGAAGAGGCGCGCGACGAGATTGCCGAGATCATCAAACTGCTGACCGGCTGA
- a CDS encoding ATP-binding protein, which translates to MSKKIHTPARDDSKALAPVSTDTDATIAQSVDEHEAYLASALNTIAYGVVIIEANGTILSFNHAAETMFGYTAEEVTGWDIRQLIPTICTSRHDDFLQCYLQSGIQHVLGIGREVEGKRKNENRFPLNLSVAELPGFNADTNCKQRLIATCADLSRMKQHDEQLQRHQKMDALGTLTGGIAHDYNNMLGIILGYTDLLETVADKKPTVEEYIKHIRHAAQRGASLTNKLLDFSRQKNADTTVLDINTLLRNHQLMLEKILTIRIQLKYDLEQGLWPVALDSGELEDAIINLSINAMHAMGKGGKLTIQTRNLQCDSEEAESLGIFPGRYVSLSLTDTGCGMDKATQAKIFDPFYTTKGTKGTGLGLSQVYGFVERSLGTIKVSSEPGHGTRFTFYFPQSQQQASPSQAAASSRDLDLRGTETILVVDDEPELQRITAQILSEQGYRVLTACDGIQALAVLKQTHIDLLISDVIMPNMDGYQLAARAQQEFPELKIQMVSGFSGDRQDSVKDESLLRNMLYKPYAGRTLLVRIRQLLDRRGA; encoded by the coding sequence GTGTCGAAAAAAATCCACACACCTGCCAGGGATGATAGCAAGGCGCTTGCGCCTGTCTCCACCGATACTGATGCGACGATCGCGCAGTCAGTTGATGAGCACGAGGCCTATCTCGCCAGCGCGCTGAACACTATCGCCTACGGCGTTGTCATCATTGAGGCGAACGGAACGATACTCAGTTTTAATCACGCCGCCGAAACCATGTTTGGCTACACCGCGGAAGAGGTGACTGGCTGGGATATCCGCCAGTTGATTCCCACCATCTGCACAAGCCGGCACGATGATTTTCTGCAATGCTATCTGCAATCCGGCATACAACACGTGCTGGGCATAGGCCGGGAGGTAGAAGGCAAACGTAAGAATGAAAACCGCTTTCCCCTCAATCTCTCGGTAGCGGAGTTACCGGGATTCAACGCAGACACTAACTGTAAACAGCGCCTCATTGCCACCTGCGCCGATTTGAGTCGCATGAAACAGCATGACGAACAACTCCAGCGCCATCAAAAAATGGACGCCCTGGGCACACTCACCGGCGGCATTGCGCACGACTACAACAACATGCTGGGCATTATTCTGGGCTACACGGATCTGCTGGAGACCGTTGCCGACAAGAAGCCAACGGTGGAAGAGTACATCAAACATATACGCCACGCCGCCCAGCGTGGTGCATCCCTCACCAACAAATTACTGGACTTTTCACGGCAGAAAAACGCCGACACCACGGTGCTGGATATCAACACCCTGTTGCGCAACCATCAACTGATGCTGGAGAAAATCCTCACTATTCGCATCCAGCTTAAATACGACCTGGAGCAGGGTTTATGGCCGGTGGCGCTGGACAGCGGCGAGCTCGAAGACGCCATCATCAATCTCAGCATCAACGCCATGCACGCCATGGGTAAGGGTGGAAAACTGACCATCCAGACCCGAAACCTGCAATGTGATTCGGAAGAGGCCGAGTCGCTGGGGATTTTCCCGGGACGATATGTATCGCTCAGCCTCACCGATACCGGTTGCGGCATGGATAAGGCCACGCAGGCAAAAATATTCGACCCCTTCTACACCACCAAGGGGACCAAAGGCACCGGTCTGGGGCTGAGCCAGGTGTACGGATTTGTCGAACGCAGCCTCGGCACGATCAAGGTCTCATCGGAACCGGGGCACGGCACACGCTTTACCTTTTACTTTCCGCAAAGCCAACAACAGGCCAGCCCGTCCCAGGCAGCGGCGAGCAGCAGAGATCTGGACCTGCGCGGCACCGAAACCATTCTGGTGGTGGATGACGAACCCGAATTGCAGCGGATTACCGCACAGATCCTCAGCGAACAGGGTTACCGTGTATTGACGGCCTGCGATGGCATCCAGGCGTTAGCGGTGCTGAAACAGACACACATCGATCTATTGATCAGCGATGTCATCATGCCCAACATGGACGGCTATCAGCTAGCCGCCCGGGCCCAGCAAGAGTTTCCCGAGCTGAAGATACAGATGGTCAGCGGCTTCTCAGGCGATCGCCAGGACAGCGTCAAAGACGAATCACTACTGCGTAACATGCTCTACAAACCCTATGCCGGGCGGACACTGCTGGTACGCATACGCCAACTGTTGGACAGGAGGGGCGCGTAG
- a CDS encoding phosphatase PAP2 family protein, translated as MKVYSESIFRWPPRLLWAVMACAALGGCAGSPSQPVQGQPAWGSQATLFPSWQRIGRAAATAARDPQTWAPAAGAIVFSATDWDKTVSDWAQDHHPVFGSQDAALEASDDLRDGAKYGAIATALLTPNGPDATTAVTGKLKGMGLQLGAYFATESVTTVFKRSVERRRPNGANNRSFPSGHTSAAFAAGTLARRNVAVSGFGPMTTRVLDVGFVSLGVGTSWARVEAGMHYPSDVLAGAALGHFIAAVVNDAFVEGQGPLPQMSLQAWRGGMEVGLEWAF; from the coding sequence ATGAAAGTATATTCAGAATCCATTTTTCGATGGCCGCCCAGACTGCTGTGGGCGGTGATGGCCTGTGCCGCACTCGGCGGTTGTGCCGGCTCGCCCAGTCAGCCCGTGCAGGGCCAGCCGGCCTGGGGGTCGCAGGCGACCCTGTTCCCGTCCTGGCAACGCATCGGCCGCGCCGCGGCAACGGCCGCGCGTGATCCGCAGACCTGGGCCCCGGCCGCCGGTGCGATTGTGTTCAGTGCCACCGACTGGGACAAAACGGTCAGTGACTGGGCTCAGGATCATCACCCTGTCTTCGGTAGTCAGGACGCCGCGTTGGAGGCCAGTGACGATCTGCGTGACGGCGCCAAATACGGGGCCATCGCCACCGCGTTGTTGACGCCCAATGGCCCTGATGCCACCACGGCCGTGACCGGCAAGCTCAAGGGTATGGGATTGCAGTTGGGTGCCTACTTTGCCACCGAGAGTGTGACCACGGTGTTCAAGCGCAGCGTGGAACGTCGTCGCCCTAATGGGGCCAATAACCGCAGTTTCCCTTCGGGCCACACCTCGGCGGCATTTGCGGCAGGCACGCTGGCGCGCCGCAATGTGGCGGTGTCCGGATTCGGCCCCATGACGACGCGCGTACTGGATGTGGGCTTTGTGTCACTGGGCGTGGGTACCAGCTGGGCGCGCGTGGAGGCGGGGATGCACTATCCCTCCGATGTGTTGGCCGGCGCCGCCCTGGGGCATTTTATTGCGGCCGTCGTCAATGACGCCTTTGTGGAGGGTCAGGGCCCGTTGCCACAGATGTCGTTGCAGGCATGGCGGGGCGGGATGGAGGTGGGGCTGGAGTGGGCCTTTTAG